The following coding sequences are from one Eretmochelys imbricata isolate rEreImb1 chromosome 12, rEreImb1.hap1, whole genome shotgun sequence window:
- the NUDT7 gene encoding peroxisomal coenzyme A diphosphatase NUDT7 isoform X2: MAALRDAEDEQGSRSMKDKAKINLRKYDVGNKFSHLPLAKASVLMPLMVKDGKLHVLFTVRSMKLRRSPGEVCFPGGKSEPTDRDEIATALREAKEEVGLYPEQVEVICRLVPGIDKVGSLVTPVVGFIEDTFQARPNPDEVSDVFLVPLEYFIDPLKYMTLPYKRADGVASWLHSFVYEDPERKTSLRIWGLTAHFAVFLALVIFEKKPTFAIQYDFDNLISSSEKSFMEQYISLYQGRSSKL; encoded by the exons ATGGCGGCTCTGAGAGACGCTGAGGATGAGCAGGGAAG cAGAAGTATGAAAGATAAGGCCAAGATCAATTTAAGAAAATATGATGTTGGAAACAAATTCTCCCATTTGCCACTAGCCAAAGCATCTGTTCTTATGCCTCTAATGGTTAAAGATGGAAAGCTGCATGTGCTATTTACTGTCAGATCAATGAAG TTGAGAAGATCACCAGGGGAAGTGTGCTTTCCAGGAGGTAAAAGTGAGCCAACAGATAGAGATGAAATAGCCACTGCTCTCCGGGAAGCCAAGGAAGAAGTGGGACTCTATCCAGAGCAGGTGGAGGTCATCTGTAGGCTTGTACCTGGAATTGATAAA gTGGGTTCTTTGGTAACACCAGTTGTAGGATTTATAGAGGACACATTCCAGGCCAGACCTAATCCAGATGAAGTGAGTGATGTGTTTTTGGTGCCACTGGAGTACTTTATCGATCCGTTAAAGTACATGACCTTGCCTTATAAAAGAGCAGATGGTGTTGCAAGTTGGCTGCACAGTTTTGTATATGAGGACCCTGAGCGTAAAACATCACTTAGGATATGGGGACTCACTGCACACTTTGCTGTATTTCTTGCTCTTGTAATTTTTGAAAAGAAACCTACATTTGCAATTCAGTATGATTTTGACAACTTAATTTCATCCTCTGAGAAGAGTTTCATGGAGCAGTATATATCGCTATACCAGGGAAGAAGCAGCAAACTGTGA
- the NUDT7 gene encoding peroxisomal coenzyme A diphosphatase NUDT7 isoform X3, whose amino-acid sequence MAALRDAEDEQGRSMKDKAKINLRKYDVGNKFSHLPLAKASVLMPLMVKDGKLHVLFTVRSMKLRRSPGEVCFPGGKSEPTDRDEIATALREAKEEVGLYPEQVEVICRLVPGIDKVGSLVTPVVGFIEDTFQARPNPDEVSDVFLVPLEYFIDPLKYMTLPYKRADGVASWLHSFVYEDPERKTSLRIWGLTAHFAVFLALVIFEKKPTFAIQYDFDNLISSSEKSFMEQYISLYQGRSSKL is encoded by the exons ATGGCGGCTCTGAGAGACGCTGAGGATGAGCAGGGAAG AAGTATGAAAGATAAGGCCAAGATCAATTTAAGAAAATATGATGTTGGAAACAAATTCTCCCATTTGCCACTAGCCAAAGCATCTGTTCTTATGCCTCTAATGGTTAAAGATGGAAAGCTGCATGTGCTATTTACTGTCAGATCAATGAAG TTGAGAAGATCACCAGGGGAAGTGTGCTTTCCAGGAGGTAAAAGTGAGCCAACAGATAGAGATGAAATAGCCACTGCTCTCCGGGAAGCCAAGGAAGAAGTGGGACTCTATCCAGAGCAGGTGGAGGTCATCTGTAGGCTTGTACCTGGAATTGATAAA gTGGGTTCTTTGGTAACACCAGTTGTAGGATTTATAGAGGACACATTCCAGGCCAGACCTAATCCAGATGAAGTGAGTGATGTGTTTTTGGTGCCACTGGAGTACTTTATCGATCCGTTAAAGTACATGACCTTGCCTTATAAAAGAGCAGATGGTGTTGCAAGTTGGCTGCACAGTTTTGTATATGAGGACCCTGAGCGTAAAACATCACTTAGGATATGGGGACTCACTGCACACTTTGCTGTATTTCTTGCTCTTGTAATTTTTGAAAAGAAACCTACATTTGCAATTCAGTATGATTTTGACAACTTAATTTCATCCTCTGAGAAGAGTTTCATGGAGCAGTATATATCGCTATACCAGGGAAGAAGCAGCAAACTGTGA
- the NUDT7 gene encoding peroxisomal coenzyme A diphosphatase NUDT7 isoform X1 — protein MGLSDVAEHRLIFQSCTFKIFLCRSMKDKAKINLRKYDVGNKFSHLPLAKASVLMPLMVKDGKLHVLFTVRSMKLRRSPGEVCFPGGKSEPTDRDEIATALREAKEEVGLYPEQVEVICRLVPGIDKVGSLVTPVVGFIEDTFQARPNPDEVSDVFLVPLEYFIDPLKYMTLPYKRADGVASWLHSFVYEDPERKTSLRIWGLTAHFAVFLALVIFEKKPTFAIQYDFDNLISSSEKSFMEQYISLYQGRSSKL, from the exons ATGGGGCTGTCAGATGTGGCAGAACACAGACTCATTTTCCAGTCATGCACCTTTAAGATTTTTCTTTG cAGAAGTATGAAAGATAAGGCCAAGATCAATTTAAGAAAATATGATGTTGGAAACAAATTCTCCCATTTGCCACTAGCCAAAGCATCTGTTCTTATGCCTCTAATGGTTAAAGATGGAAAGCTGCATGTGCTATTTACTGTCAGATCAATGAAG TTGAGAAGATCACCAGGGGAAGTGTGCTTTCCAGGAGGTAAAAGTGAGCCAACAGATAGAGATGAAATAGCCACTGCTCTCCGGGAAGCCAAGGAAGAAGTGGGACTCTATCCAGAGCAGGTGGAGGTCATCTGTAGGCTTGTACCTGGAATTGATAAA gTGGGTTCTTTGGTAACACCAGTTGTAGGATTTATAGAGGACACATTCCAGGCCAGACCTAATCCAGATGAAGTGAGTGATGTGTTTTTGGTGCCACTGGAGTACTTTATCGATCCGTTAAAGTACATGACCTTGCCTTATAAAAGAGCAGATGGTGTTGCAAGTTGGCTGCACAGTTTTGTATATGAGGACCCTGAGCGTAAAACATCACTTAGGATATGGGGACTCACTGCACACTTTGCTGTATTTCTTGCTCTTGTAATTTTTGAAAAGAAACCTACATTTGCAATTCAGTATGATTTTGACAACTTAATTTCATCCTCTGAGAAGAGTTTCATGGAGCAGTATATATCGCTATACCAGGGAAGAAGCAGCAAACTGTGA
- the NUDT7 gene encoding peroxisomal coenzyme A diphosphatase NUDT7 isoform X4: MKDKAKINLRKYDVGNKFSHLPLAKASVLMPLMVKDGKLHVLFTVRSMKLRRSPGEVCFPGGKSEPTDRDEIATALREAKEEVGLYPEQVEVICRLVPGIDKVGSLVTPVVGFIEDTFQARPNPDEVSDVFLVPLEYFIDPLKYMTLPYKRADGVASWLHSFVYEDPERKTSLRIWGLTAHFAVFLALVIFEKKPTFAIQYDFDNLISSSEKSFMEQYISLYQGRSSKL, from the exons ATGAAAGATAAGGCCAAGATCAATTTAAGAAAATATGATGTTGGAAACAAATTCTCCCATTTGCCACTAGCCAAAGCATCTGTTCTTATGCCTCTAATGGTTAAAGATGGAAAGCTGCATGTGCTATTTACTGTCAGATCAATGAAG TTGAGAAGATCACCAGGGGAAGTGTGCTTTCCAGGAGGTAAAAGTGAGCCAACAGATAGAGATGAAATAGCCACTGCTCTCCGGGAAGCCAAGGAAGAAGTGGGACTCTATCCAGAGCAGGTGGAGGTCATCTGTAGGCTTGTACCTGGAATTGATAAA gTGGGTTCTTTGGTAACACCAGTTGTAGGATTTATAGAGGACACATTCCAGGCCAGACCTAATCCAGATGAAGTGAGTGATGTGTTTTTGGTGCCACTGGAGTACTTTATCGATCCGTTAAAGTACATGACCTTGCCTTATAAAAGAGCAGATGGTGTTGCAAGTTGGCTGCACAGTTTTGTATATGAGGACCCTGAGCGTAAAACATCACTTAGGATATGGGGACTCACTGCACACTTTGCTGTATTTCTTGCTCTTGTAATTTTTGAAAAGAAACCTACATTTGCAATTCAGTATGATTTTGACAACTTAATTTCATCCTCTGAGAAGAGTTTCATGGAGCAGTATATATCGCTATACCAGGGAAGAAGCAGCAAACTGTGA